The Malus domestica chromosome 10, GDT2T_hap1 genome contains a region encoding:
- the LOC139188615 gene encoding uncharacterized protein has translation MDFKRWQQKMLFFLTTMNLAYVVKEEAPKSNENLMTKETVMAIETWNHSEFCCRNYILNSLDDNLYDIYSLCKTAKELWESLKKKYKIDDAGSKKFVIGKFLKYTMVDSKSVVSQVEEILKLIYELHSEGCEINEHFQVGAIIEKLPTS, from the coding sequence ATGGACTTCAAGAGATGGCAACAGAAGATGTTGTTTTTCCTGACAACGATGAATCTCGCTTATGTTGTCAAGGAAGAAGCTCCAAAGTCTAATGAGAATCTAATGACGAAAGAGACTGTCATGGCAATTGAAACTTGGAATCATTCCGAGTTTTGTTGCAGGAATTATATTCTGAATAGTTTGGATGACAATCTCTACGACATTTATTCTCTATGCAAGACAGCAAAGGAGTTGTGGGAATCCCTGAAGAAAAAGTATAAGATTGATGATGCcggttcaaagaaatttgttaTCGGTAAGTTTCTCAAATATACAATGGTGGATTCAAAATCTGTTGTCTCTCAGGTCGAAGAAATCCTGAAATTGATCTATGAACTACACTCCGAGGGATGCGAGATCAATGAGCATTTCCAAGTTGGGGCGATAATCGAAAAGTTGCCAACTTCCTAG